DNA sequence from the Buchnera aphidicola str. Ua (Uroleucon ambrosiae) genome:
TATTTTATTTCAGGACGAGCAAAAAATGATGATTTTTCAGAAATGCAATATGGAATATTTTTTTTTACTAGTATTTTTTCAAGAATACGAGATTGATAGTTACCTCTATATAAAATAGCATAATCTTGATATTTTGTATTATTTTTGATGTTTTGAATTATAATTGTTTTAACTATTTTTTCAGCTTCGTGTTCTTCATTTTTTCCTATTAATATTTTAATACTTTTTCCATATTGTAATTGAGAAAATAATTTTTTTTCTAGATAATAATGTGTATTATGAGCAATTAAATGATTAGCAGCTTTTAATATTCTTCCTGAAGATCGATAATTATGTTCCATTTTCATAATTTTTAAATTATGAAAATCTTTTTGTAATGAATGAATATTTTTTGGATTTGCTCCTCTCCATGTATAAATAGATTGGTTATCATCTCCTACTAATGTAAAATTCGAATTAGACTGAGTAAGCATTTTTATTAATTCATATTGACTATTATTTGTATCTTGATATTCATCGACTAATAAATAAGAAATTTTTTTTTGCCAACGAGTTTGTATTGTTTTATTTTTTTTTAATAATAATGTAGGTATACAAATTAGATCATCAAAATCTAATATATTTGCTTGAAAAAGATAATTATTATATTTTTCATAAATATATGCATAAAACTCTTCCTCATGAGATTGAGTTAATTGATATACTTTTTTAGGTGTTAAAAATTGATTTTTCCAATAAGAAATCATAAAATTGATTTTTTTTAATAATTTAATATTATTTATATTTTTTTTTTGACATATTTTTTTTAATAAATGTATCTGATCTTTTTCATCAAAAAGAGTGAAATTATTATTTAATTTTAATTCTTTAATCTCTTTTTTAATAATTTTTAATCCTAAAGAATGAAAAGTAGAAACAATAATTTGATTTACTTTTAAACAATTTAAATATTTTGATAAACGTATTTTCATTTCATAAGCAGCTTTATTAGTAAAAGTAATTGCTGCAATGTTATTAGGTTTATATTTACATTTATCAATTAAATAAATAATTTTATTAATAATCACTTTTGTTTTACCAGAACCAGCCCCTGCTAATATTAAACAGGGACCATTGATATATTTAATAGCTTTTTTTTGAACAATATTTAGACACATATAAAATCACAAAGTTTAATTTATAAAATATATTACAAAATTTTAAAAAATATTTTAGATATTCTTATTTTGCAACTGTAATTTCTTTCATTTCTTTCATATAGCTTCGTAGCTTACGTCCAATAATTTCTATAGGATGATTACGAATCATGTCATTAATTTGATATAATTCAATATTATTAGTTGATTGGTTTAATAATGATGAACCAAGATCATATATATGTGTTGTAGATATAAATTTTTTTAAAATAGGGTATGCTGATTCAAAAAAAAGATAACTACCATATTCAGCAGTATCGGAAATTACTTTATTCATTTCATATAATTTTTTTCTTGCAATAGTATTAGCAATTAATGGCAATTCATGTAAAGATTCATAATATGCTGATTCTGCTATAATACCTGAATTAATCATTGTTTCAAAAGATAATTCAATTCCAGCTTTTAATATAGCAATCATTAATATACCATGATCATAATATTCTTGTTCTGGTATCTTTTTAATATAAATAGGTGCTTTTTCGAAAGATGTATCTTTAGTTTGTTTTCTCCAATCTAATAATTTTTTATCATTATTTTTCCAATCTTTCATCATTTCACTTGAAAATTCTCCAGAAATAATATTGTTCATATGTTGTTGAAATAATGATGTTAATATTTTTTTAATTTTTTCAGAAATTTTATAAGCTCTTATTTTAGATGGATTAGATAATCGATCCATCATTAATGTAATACCACCATGTTTTAAAGATTCTGTAATAGTTTCCCATCCATTCTGTATTAATTTTGCTGCATATGCAGGATCATGTTTATTTGTAATTAATTTTTCATAACATAATATTGAAGCAGTTTGAAGCATTCCACATAAAATAGTTTGTTCACCCATTAAATCAGATTTAACTTCAGCGATAAAAGATGATTCAAGTACACCTGCACGATGTGATCCAATAGAAAAAGACCATGCTTTTGCTATTTCTAAACCTTTTTGATGAATGTCATTTTCATTATGCACTGCAATTAATGTAGGTACACCAAACCCTCTTTTATATTCTTCTCGTACTTCAGTTCCAGGGCATTTAGGAGCTACCATAATAACAGTAATGTCTTTTCTAATTATTTCTCCAAATTCTACAATATTAAATCCATGTGAATAACCTAAATAAGAATTTTTTTTCATTAATTTTTGTAAGGTTGTTACTACATTGTGATGTTCTTTATCAGGAGTTAAATTAATTACCAAATCAGCATTAGGTATTAATGATTCATAATCATCTACTTTAAAATTATTTTCAGTTGCATTGATCCAAGATTGATTTTTCTTTAAAATACTGTTTTTTTTTAATGCAAAAGAAATATTTAATCCAGAGTCTCTCATGTTAAGTCCTTGGTTTAAACCTTGAGCACCACAACCTACAATAACTATATTTTTATTTTTTAAAATATTATTTTTGTTATTAAATTCATTTTTTTTCATAAAACGACATTTTTTTATTTGATTAATTTTTTGACTAAAATTTAATGCATTAAAATAATTCATTATTAAAACTCCTATTTTATTTAAAAAATATATATTTAGATATCAGATAGTTTTTGATAATCTCTAACAGCTCCTTTGTCAGCACTCGTACAAAAAAAAGAATATGCTTTTAAAGCTTCAGAAATATATCTTATTCGATTTTTTGGTTTATAAGATAAAGTTCCTTGCGCATTTTCTTGAATCAAGCGATGAGATAATTCTTTTTTTGTGATGTCTAAATGAATACTTCTATTAGGAATATTAATGTGAATTATATCGCCATTTTTAACTAAAGCAATCATCCCTTTATTTGCTGCTTCAGGTGAAATATGTCCTATAGATAATCCTGATGTACCTCCTGAAAATCTACCATCAGTAATTAATGCACATTTTTTTTCTAATTTCATAGATTTTAAATATGTTGTTGGATATAACATTTCTTGCATACCTGGACCGCCTTTAGGGCCTTCATAGCGAATCACAATTACATCTCCAGGAACTATTTGATTATTTAAAATAGCATCTACAGCAGATTCTTGACTTTCATATACTTTAGCAACTCCTGAAAAAATATAATTATTTTTTTCTATCCCAGCTGTTTTAACTATACAACCATTTTTTGCTAAATTTCCATATAAAATTGCTAATCCTCCATCTTGACTATAAGCATATTTACAAGATCGAATGCAACCATTTTGACGATCATAATCTAATTTTTTCCATCTAAAATCTTGAGAATATGGTTTAATTGTACGCAAGCCTCCTGGTCCAGCTTGAAACATTTTAATGATATTAGTATTTTTAGTTTTAAAAATATCGTATTGATTTAATGTTTCTTCTAAATTAAGTTGTAAAACATTTTTCGTGTTTTTATTTAATAAATTAGCATGATTTAATTCTCTTAAAATTCCCATTACACCTCCTGCACGATGGACGTCTTCAATATGATATTTTGAAGTACTTGGAGACACTTTACAAATATGAGGAATTTTTTTAGAAATGATATTAATATCTGACATATTAAATTTGATTTTTGCTTCTTGAGCTGCAGCTAATAAATGCAAAATAGTATTAGTTGATCCTCCCATTGCAATATCTAACATCATTGCATTTTGAAAAGATTCTA
Encoded proteins:
- a CDS encoding UvrD-helicase domain-containing protein — encoded protein: MCLNIVQKKAIKYINGPCLILAGAGSGKTKVIINKIIYLIDKCKYKPNNIAAITFTNKAAYEMKIRLSKYLNCLKVNQIIVSTFHSLGLKIIKKEIKELKLNNNFTLFDEKDQIHLLKKICQKKNINNIKLLKKINFMISYWKNQFLTPKKVYQLTQSHEEEFYAYIYEKYNNYLFQANILDFDDLICIPTLLLKKNKTIQTRWQKKISYLLVDEYQDTNNSQYELIKMLTQSNSNFTLVGDDNQSIYTWRGANPKNIHSLQKDFHNLKIMKMEHNYRSSGRILKAANHLIAHNTHYYLEKKLFSQLQYGKSIKILIGKNEEHEAEKIVKTIIIQNIKNNTKYQDYAILYRGNYQSRILEKILVKKNIPYCISEKSSFFARPEIKYLLSYLRLIINPHDDYAFMRIINIPSRKIGKITLKKIEEKANQTKTSFFQVSDNLEINSFLKKNTINKIKEFIFKIKEFTKKSFLKKYNIIDDIIHDINYKEWIAKTFKEPNKIQNSINNINTLSKWFKNMLEGNSFEQPMNLSQIVERMTIRDFSDENTTEEKKNQVQLMTLHASKGLEFSTVFIIGMCEGILPNQKSIDNNNLEEERRLTYVGITRAKKQLFFTYPQIYQKYGKRVNMLPSRFLSELPHEDLKWDKTYILKQSIEKIEENKFKIYNLKKIIKK
- the ilvD gene encoding dihydroxy-acid dehydratase, translated to MIQYRSVKTTHGRNMSGARALWRATGMTDEDFKKPIIAVVNSFSQFVPGHIHLQEVGKLISNAIQKYGGVAKEFNTIAIDDGIAMGHSGMLYSLPSRELISDSIEYVINAHCADAMICISNCDKITPGMLMASLRLNIPSIFVSGGPMEAGKIKKNNKTVKIDLVDAIVHGGDSNASNNLIKNIEISACPTCGSCSGMFTANSMNCLTEVLGLSLPGNGTLLATHIDRKNLFIESAKIIVKITKAYYENNNKDVLPRNIANLESFQNAMMLDIAMGGSTNTILHLLAAAQEAKIKFNMSDINIISKKIPHICKVSPSTSKYHIEDVHRAGGVMGILRELNHANLLNKNTKNVLQLNLEETLNQYDIFKTKNTNIIKMFQAGPGGLRTIKPYSQDFRWKKLDYDRQNGCIRSCKYAYSQDGGLAILYGNLAKNGCIVKTAGIEKNNYIFSGVAKVYESQESAVDAILNNQIVPGDVIVIRYEGPKGGPGMQEMLYPTTYLKSMKLEKKCALITDGRFSGGTSGLSIGHISPEAANKGMIALVKNGDIIHINIPNRSIHLDITKKELSHRLIQENAQGTLSYKPKNRIRYISEALKAYSFFCTSADKGAVRDYQKLSDI
- the ilvC gene encoding ketol-acid reductoisomerase, with amino-acid sequence MNYFNALNFSQKINQIKKCRFMKKNEFNNKNNILKNKNIVIVGCGAQGLNQGLNMRDSGLNISFALKKNSILKKNQSWINATENNFKVDDYESLIPNADLVINLTPDKEHHNVVTTLQKLMKKNSYLGYSHGFNIVEFGEIIRKDITVIMVAPKCPGTEVREEYKRGFGVPTLIAVHNENDIHQKGLEIAKAWSFSIGSHRAGVLESSFIAEVKSDLMGEQTILCGMLQTASILCYEKLITNKHDPAYAAKLIQNGWETITESLKHGGITLMMDRLSNPSKIRAYKISEKIKKILTSLFQQHMNNIISGEFSSEMMKDWKNNDKKLLDWRKQTKDTSFEKAPIYIKKIPEQEYYDHGILMIAILKAGIELSFETMINSGIIAESAYYESLHELPLIANTIARKKLYEMNKVISDTAEYGSYLFFESAYPILKKFISTTHIYDLGSSLLNQSTNNIELYQINDMIRNHPIEIIGRKLRSYMKEMKEITVAK